In Leptospira montravelensis, the DNA window CTGGTTTTCTAAACTTTCATGGCCAAAACAAATCGTGGAAGGAAACTGCTCCTAAGTAATAAAGAACAGCCGTTTTTCACTCGACCGGATCGGATTTCCTTGGATTATGTCCCTTACCGGTCTCCTTATGAAATTAAATGCGGCACAAATGGAAGCAGTTTCTACCATCCAAGGTCCCCTTCTGGTCTTTGCAGGAGCTGGATCTGGAAAAACCAGGGTCATCACCAACCGGATTGCCCATATGGTGGAGGGTGTAAAAATCCCTGCTGGTAAAATTGTGGCCCTTTCTTTTACCAATAAAAGTGCCAAAGAGATGGCAGAACGCCTTAGGAAAATGGTTCCCCGAGAAAAACTCAAAGGAATCACACTTTCCACCTTTCATTCGTTAGGTTTAAAGATTTTAAAAGAACATATTACCAAACTAGGTTATAACGAAACTTTTTTATTATTCAATGGAACAGACCAAGAAGCCTTTGTTTCTGACCTATTGAAGTCCAAACGACTCGATCCAAAAAAAGTGCCACCGAAAGAAATCCTTCGCCGCATTTCTTATGCTAAAAATACCCAAGTGCATCCAAAGGACAATGGGCTTACCGGTGAGTTTGACCTTGTGGCCGCAGAAGTCTTTTCGATGTATGAAGAGGGATTAAAAGAAAAAAACGCCATTGATTTTGATGATTTGATTCTTCTTCCCAAACGCCTGTTAGCCGAATTTCCTGAAATTGCAGCCTATTACCAAAGAAAACACGAATACTATCTTGTGGATGAATTCCAAGATACAAACCAACTCCAATATGAGTTTTTATCTTTATTTCGCGGGAAAAGTGACAACCTTTGTGTGGTAGGAGATGACGACCAAAGTATTTATGCCTTTCGCGGTTCCAATGTCCAACTCATCCTTAATTTTGAAAGGGAATTCCCTCATGCAAAAGTAGTGAGGCTTCTGGAAAATTACAGGTCTACATCACTCATCATCCAAGCCGCAAACTCCCTCATCCAAAACAACAAAGGTCGTAAGGAAAAAACTTTATATAGCCGAATCCCTTCCGCAGAACGCGTGGAATATTATGAAACTGCTGATGAAAGGGAAGAAGCGATTTTTGTAGCAGGGAGGATCCAAACCTTGCTCATCAAAAATGAATTTAAGGGAAAGGAAATTGCCATTCTCTTTCGCACCAACTTCCAATCCCGGCCATTTGAAGAGGAACTTCGAAACCGAAGTATTCCTTACAAAGTTGTGGGCGGTTATAATTTCTTTGATCGGAAAGAAATTAGAGATTGTATATCTTACCTGCGCTATGTCGCCAATCCCAAGGATGATTATTCGCTCCTTCGTATCATCAACTACCCCAAAAGGGGAATTGGTCCTGGTACCATGCAAAAACTCCAAGAGGAAGCGTTTACCCACAAACTTTCTCTTTATGAAATCTTTCATAAAATGATTGAGAGTCCTGACTATTTACCCGAAATAAAAGCTAAGGTCAGACAAGAAATCTACCAATTTGTAGAAATGGTAGATGCTTTTAAAAAGAAGTTTGCGATGTCACCGAAATTGGCCCCGGTGCTTCGGGAAATGATCACCCAAATTGGTTTTGAGAGGGAAATTTCCCTAGAAGAGACGGAGGAGAAGGTGATCAAAGCCCGGATCTACAATTTAAGTGAACTTGTGAACATGTTGTCCTTTTTTGAAGACGAAGAGGGCCGTGAGGGCAAGGCAACGATTTTTGACTTTTTACAAAGGCTTGTTCTCCTCATGGAAGATGAACCTAAAGAAGATGAAGAAGATCGTCGAGTGCAACTTTTGACCATGCACCAGTCCAAAGGGCTGGAATACGATTTAGTTTTTTTAGTGGGCCTAGAAGAGGGAATTTTACCGAACTCACGTGTTATAGAAGAAGAAGGGGAAGTAGTCGATGAAGAAAGACGGCTTCTCTACGTGGGTATGACTCGCCCAAGGCGAAAATTGTACTTGACTTCGGCTCGTACAAGACGCAAATTTGGGGAGCAAATCGAGAGTGCCCCCTCTCGGTTTTTAAATGAGCTGTCTCAGGACGCTGTTCTTTTTTTCCCAATGGAAACAAAGGATAGAGACACAGAAACTAAGAATTTCTTAGAGGAATTAGACAAACTAAAGGTAGGCTAATGAAATCGATTCTCCCACTAACCCTAATTTTGGCGTTGGTAGTGGCATTTGGAAATTGTGCATCAAATCAAGGAAACCAAAAACTAGGAGTTTCCAAAGTAAATACCGGGTCCCATATGGCCCAAATCGAATCTATCGATGCTGATCTCAAATCCCTCTCTCTATCTGACGAATCCCGAGACAAACTAATTATCCGCAAAGGAAAACTTTTGCTCGATTTAGGAAAATATGATGAGACTATTTCTACTCTGAACCAAGTGAACCAGGCCAAGTCCAACCCGGTGCAACTCTCTGAGTGGAATCTCACTATGGGAAAAGCCTATGTCGGAAAAAACGAATATTCTAAAGCCATTCAATTTTTAAACCAATCAGAACGTTTGGACAAAAACACAAACCTGATGGAGCGAAAAAAACTAGTGGTACAATCCCTTGTGGCGGAACGGGAATATTATCCTGCGCTCGCAACCCTTACCAAAACCTATACCAAAGGGAACCAAAAGAAGGACGAATTCTATTTTGAAACAGCTGCGAAAACGTATTTAAAAATGGGTTTTGAGTATAAGAATACAGGATTTTACCAAAAAGGATTGCAAGTTGCCAATTTAGGGTTGGAAGAATTTCCAAACAACGAAACTCTGAAGTCCATTCAGAAAGAATGTTTGGAAGTGTTGCAGCCGGAGGGCAAACTCTAAGTTCTTTTGGAACGTATCTTCTCTTTCCAACGCCTATTTGTTTATAGGCAAACCTTGATAAACCTACTTAATAGAATCCGTGAAAACAAGCGGGTTCTATTTTCATTTTTAGCTCTAGGTTTCATCTTTTTTGTTTTTCTACTTGGTTATTATGGTTTGGAGTATTACCTCCGTAACTATCGCATTCCCCTTGTCCAACTTAGGAAAGTAGTTACTTACACCATCAACAAAGAACTTGGCAAAGCGGTTGATATTGGAGTATTAGATTTTTCTCTCCGCGAAGGGCTTATCATTGAAGATCTCGTGGTTTCCAATGAAGAAGACTTTTCCTTTAACGACCATATGTTGAAGGTAAAAAAAGTTACCTTTCGACTCTCGAGTTATTTTAAGAAATCTCCTACAGTCGAACAAATTGATTTTTATAGTCCACATTTGGTTTTAAATGAGAATGTGAGTTTACGAAACCAACTCATTGAATATGCTCAAAAGAGCAAACTAAAAGACATTCGATTTCATGATGCTAGGCTTACCGTCAAACAAAATGATTCCACATTGGTGGATTGGAAAGAAGGTTGGGATATTGTTTTAAAACGAAAGAATAAAAAACTATTTCTTACCTATAACAATGGTTGGTTTTGGATTCCTAATACAACTCGCATTAAGGGTGAAGGTGAATTTTCAGAAACAAGTTTAGATGATTTCCAATTTGAGTTTAAATGGAAAAACTACCCATCGGAAGAAGCCATCATCCTAACCAATTATTTATTCGGTTCCAATGTACATTCAGCAGTCATTTCTGGCGAAGGCAAGATATTTCGAGATTCCGTTTCTGGGTTAACTGCGAGTGGAGATGTTGAATTCGAAAATTCCTTTATACCCATTCCCTTTTTTGAAAATTACATACTGGATGGATTTAGATTTCGTGAAGTATTTTTATTCACTCCAAACAAAGAAGAAAGGGAATTTTTAGGAACAGACTTCCGAATCAAAACTTCGGTAAAAACTGAAAATGCCAAGGAGCCACTTTTAGAACGTCATTTTGAATTCCAAATTGAATCCATTGAAAATATAGCAGAAAGAATATCCGATTTGTCGGGTAATTTTACTCTTCCTTTGTCTGGAGTTTTAAAAGGAAATTTAGATCTTTTGGAATCTGGAGACAAAAACAAATGGTTCCAACTTCGAGGAGAAATTTTAGGATCAGAAATTCAATGGGATTCGAAACTTTTACAATTAGAGAAAGGATCTCTGTCTTTGAAACTTAACCAGGGAAACGAATGGAGTTTTAATTTTGATTCGTTACTTTTTGGGAAACCTTCACATCTTTCTGGCCTTGGGCTAAGTGTATGGAGTCGTTCGAAAAAAGCCGATGGATCTTTTTATTATCCTATGACTTCCAAAACTAAACTCAATTTTCAAACACCTGACTTAACTGGAAGTGAATGGAAACCTTTATATGAGGATTGGAAAAAGGAGACCTTAGAAGAAATCAGGGAACGCCAAGAGAAGTTGATTCCAGAAGAGTATTTTTATCAAAAAAAGGTTTATAAATACTTTTTGGAATCAATGAACTTAGATTTTGGAATTCAGATTTCCAATTTTTTTCCGTTTGGAGGTTCACAATCTCTTGGCGAATCGAAAGGTAACCTTGTGGTTAAGGATGGTAGGATGAATCTAAATTGGAACCTTGGTAATACTGGTTCGAAGGTTTCAATGATCTCTTATTTTGCTAGTAAAACACCTAACTTTGGTTTTAGTTTGTATTTGAATGAATACCCTTGGTCTGAACCGTGGATGAATTTATGTGGTACCGAACTTAGGCCAACCCATGTTGGTTTAGATTATAGTTTTAATAGCATTGGAAGTGATTATTATAGTTTACATAAGGATGCACGAACATCTTATTTTTTGAAATTATATGGAGTTCAATTAAAAGAGGCGGATTTGGTTTCCAAATTAGAAATGAATTTAGATCCTTTGAAAAAACCATTCCAAATGGAATTTGATTTAAGTCGATATTCGGATATGGATTATATTTCCAATTTAGTTATTTCTAGCGATTCTTTGGATCTGAAAGGATATGGAAATAATAAAAATGGAAACTATGCCATTACAACTTATGGACTTGTCGGGGAGTCTAGAGGAAGTTTTAGTTTTACTGAAGAGGAAAATAAATGCGTTATCAAATAGTTTTTGTTAATCTTTTTCTCGTTTTATTTTTTATTTATCAGTGTAAGGAATCTAAAAATCCTGCGGATATTGCCCCTGAGATTGCCAAATTACCTGCGTTTGGTGGTGAGTGGTCTTTGGAATGGGAAAATCAAACTTATTCATTAAATATATTACCTGAAGAAAACAAGGTTCTTTGGAATGGAACAAAAGAACTGAGCATAGAATTGGATTCTGTGGGAATTCGCATAAGACCAAGTGATGAAGAGACCATCAAAGGATATTTTTTGTATTCAGATTTGAAGCCCAAGTCCTGGATTGGAACTTGGGAAAATCGTGTGGTTCGATTAATTCGGAAGGGATCTAAGGAGTGATTGGATTTCCTTTGCTGCCTTTTTGGAAGCATTGGTAGTTCCTAGTTCTCTTTCTTTGGCATCCCGCAAAATCCCTTTGATTTTATTCCTGAGTTTTGAATTGGAAAGTATCTTCCATGCCTCCTGAAAAATATATTTAGGTTGGCATTCGTTTTGGGTGATTTCTCGGCAGACTTCCTCGCCAGATAATATATTCGCAAGACCAATGAACTTGGATTTCATCAGTAAAGATCCCAAAAAATAAGTAAATAAACTTACTTTATATAGAATTACCATTGGAGTTTCAAAATATAGTCCCTCTAGGGTTGCTGTCCCGGAGGCAATGAGGAGTAGGTCACTTGTTTCCATCACTCGAAGTGATGCATTCCAAATATAATGGATTTGGATGTCG includes these proteins:
- a CDS encoding LIC12587 family lipoprotein — encoded protein: MKSILPLTLILALVVAFGNCASNQGNQKLGVSKVNTGSHMAQIESIDADLKSLSLSDESRDKLIIRKGKLLLDLGKYDETISTLNQVNQAKSNPVQLSEWNLTMGKAYVGKNEYSKAIQFLNQSERLDKNTNLMERKKLVVQSLVAEREYYPALATLTKTYTKGNQKKDEFYFETAAKTYLKMGFEYKNTGFYQKGLQVANLGLEEFPNNETLKSIQKECLEVLQPEGKL
- a CDS encoding ATP-dependent helicase; translated protein: MKLNAAQMEAVSTIQGPLLVFAGAGSGKTRVITNRIAHMVEGVKIPAGKIVALSFTNKSAKEMAERLRKMVPREKLKGITLSTFHSLGLKILKEHITKLGYNETFLLFNGTDQEAFVSDLLKSKRLDPKKVPPKEILRRISYAKNTQVHPKDNGLTGEFDLVAAEVFSMYEEGLKEKNAIDFDDLILLPKRLLAEFPEIAAYYQRKHEYYLVDEFQDTNQLQYEFLSLFRGKSDNLCVVGDDDQSIYAFRGSNVQLILNFEREFPHAKVVRLLENYRSTSLIIQAANSLIQNNKGRKEKTLYSRIPSAERVEYYETADEREEAIFVAGRIQTLLIKNEFKGKEIAILFRTNFQSRPFEEELRNRSIPYKVVGGYNFFDRKEIRDCISYLRYVANPKDDYSLLRIINYPKRGIGPGTMQKLQEEAFTHKLSLYEIFHKMIESPDYLPEIKAKVRQEIYQFVEMVDAFKKKFAMSPKLAPVLREMITQIGFEREISLEETEEKVIKARIYNLSELVNMLSFFEDEEGREGKATIFDFLQRLVLLMEDEPKEDEEDRRVQLLTMHQSKGLEYDLVFLVGLEEGILPNSRVIEEEGEVVDEERRLLYVGMTRPRRKLYLTSARTRRKFGEQIESAPSRFLNELSQDAVLFFPMETKDRDTETKNFLEELDKLKVG
- a CDS encoding LIC_12586 family protein; this translates as MERIFSFQRLFVYRQTLINLLNRIRENKRVLFSFLALGFIFFVFLLGYYGLEYYLRNYRIPLVQLRKVVTYTINKELGKAVDIGVLDFSLREGLIIEDLVVSNEEDFSFNDHMLKVKKVTFRLSSYFKKSPTVEQIDFYSPHLVLNENVSLRNQLIEYAQKSKLKDIRFHDARLTVKQNDSTLVDWKEGWDIVLKRKNKKLFLTYNNGWFWIPNTTRIKGEGEFSETSLDDFQFEFKWKNYPSEEAIILTNYLFGSNVHSAVISGEGKIFRDSVSGLTASGDVEFENSFIPIPFFENYILDGFRFREVFLFTPNKEEREFLGTDFRIKTSVKTENAKEPLLERHFEFQIESIENIAERISDLSGNFTLPLSGVLKGNLDLLESGDKNKWFQLRGEILGSEIQWDSKLLQLEKGSLSLKLNQGNEWSFNFDSLLFGKPSHLSGLGLSVWSRSKKADGSFYYPMTSKTKLNFQTPDLTGSEWKPLYEDWKKETLEEIRERQEKLIPEEYFYQKKVYKYFLESMNLDFGIQISNFFPFGGSQSLGESKGNLVVKDGRMNLNWNLGNTGSKVSMISYFASKTPNFGFSLYLNEYPWSEPWMNLCGTELRPTHVGLDYSFNSIGSDYYSLHKDARTSYFLKLYGVQLKEADLVSKLEMNLDPLKKPFQMEFDLSRYSDMDYISNLVISSDSLDLKGYGNNKNGNYAITTYGLVGESRGSFSFTEEENKCVIK